The stretch of DNA ACTAAGGTCAATCTACTCCGCATATGGTCCGATATCTGTCATCCATTTCGATTCTCATCTCGGTGAGAGTTGGCCTTTATTAATGCGAAGGCTGAAATTTACCGTGACGTCCATCCTTGTAGATACTTGGAAGCCATCCGTGTTCGGGGGAGCGCCCTCTGAACAAGCGGCAATCAACCATGGCACTTATTTCTACTGGGCTAGTCAGGAAGGACTCATTAATAATGGAACATCAATTGCAAGTGTTTCGTTTCATTGTTATCCACTTGATCCTctcctttctctctctctcgatTTGCTTTGATCCTAGTTTATTGCCTTTCACAGCACGGTGCCATTAGGACGACTTTATCGGGTCCTGAAGATTacaccaacgacgacgacgccggATTCAAACGTATCGAGGCCCGTGAGATCGACACCATTGGTATTTAATTATTTCCTTCACGGAATCTCTAAATTTTTAAAATGCCCGTTAGGAACTGATGGTATTATCAAAAAGATACGCGACACCGTAGGAAACGGTCCAGTTTATTTGTCAATCGATGTCAGTACTTTTCTTTCACGGGATGCTATCAACAAGTATACTAATAGTTGAGTGTTATATTTGGATAGATTGACTCTATAGACCCGGCATTTGCCCCTGCCACTGGAACCCCAGAAACAGGCGGATGGTCTACCCGCGAACTTCGCACCATCTTAAGAGGCCTTGATGGGCTTCAAATAGTTTCGGCTGACATCGTAGAAGTCGCACCGGCCTACGACACAAATGCCGAATTAACAACTATGGTATGTGGCGTACACTTTTTAATGTCCGGGATCAATCCACCTGACAAAACAAACGCACATAAAAGGCCGCCGCAGATGTAAGTCCTCATAGTAAATTTGGCAGCAGTTCGCTCATTTGACGCATTTTTCACGTCAGGTCCTGTTCGAAGTACTGAGCGTTATGGCAAAGACCCCTTTAGGTAAAGTTGCTGGGAAGTAATACATTCCTCCATTTTCCGGATTTCTTCGTACACGAGGCACAAAGTTCTGTCTGCCATTTGAGTACTGTAGTAGGGTTTATCCGGTTTGCCTTTTCCTCGTTAGaaatttcttctccttttaTCTTTTACCAAGTGGCATGATTTTATTTCACCCTTGTAGCAACCAATAAAGATCTTTTGTCTTTATCGTGATGTAGGAATTTAACCCGCATAATTCTTTAGTGTATATAACTCGCTGCATTCCCTGAGTCTTGAAGTCTTCGATTCAAACCAAGAGCAGCAAAACTACAATTTTTCAAATATCTTGATTGGATTCATCTAAGAATACAGAAAGTCGCCCTACCAGAATAAAGCGCAGATGGTCAAAGGATACTTATGATTGTTTGATGGACATAGTGGGGCTCTCGTCAATGTTCCGAACGGGCCCAGTAAACCATTTACGGGCAGAAATTACCCAAGATAAGGACGCGAAGATGAACACACCCATAATGATCACCACCGAGTAGTCTAGAATCACATTTAAGACGAAATTAACTGTAGGCATGGAAGTTTTGCACTCACTCATATCTTGCGCCGAGGTTACTTGATGAGGTGGGAAAAATAGCATCAACACAACAAAAGTTACCCATGAAACAGCGACTGCACCGATGGGCGTGGCCCATTTACCCAAGCTGAAAGGACCGGGGATGAGTTTATTGCGTCCAGAAGTAATGCGTAGGAATATTGGCGCAGCATATGACGTGTACAACCCAATCACAGAGGAGCTGTACAATAAATAACCAAATCAATTTCAGCTTGCAAATGTCGACAAGAAATGTACGTACCCAGCGAGTGACGTTAATGCAGTCTCAGAGAATCCCAATACCCCACAGAGTGCTGCTACACCGATGACGAACCACACAGCGTTCACTGGGGTTTGTGTATACTTGTTCATTCTCTTCCAAAGTCGGGAACCTGGAAGGGCATTGTCCCGTGCAAAGGCAAAAACCACACGAGAGGCGTCGACCGCCTGCGCCGCCCCAGTTACGTACTTGTGCATATGGTTAGTATAGGGAGAAAATATTCGAGGTGATCACCTACCTGGACAACGATAATCAAGGACCAGATAGTAAGCATGCCACGTTTCCCCAGAACATTCAGGAACACCTGCCCCATTGGAAGAGGAAGGTCTGTTGTCAGAATATCTGAGACCGATGGAACGGCAAATGAGGTAGCTATCAACAATAACCATCCAAGGCTCGCCGTTCCAATAACCGACACTATGATAGCAAGAGGCGCCGCTTTCGCTGCGTTGGCAGTCTCTTCGGAGATGTGGGCAGCAGAATCGTCTGAGATGTGGCAAAGTCAGAATTGTTCAAGCGCCCATGAAACGGGGACATACATCCTGTCAAAGTCCACATAGGTGCAGTGAATGCTAGCATAAACGCCCATCCATCTAGATTTCTTAATTGGGGCATGCGACTACCatgaaaggaaaaaaaaatataccaCTGTTCCAACCCGAATTGTTTTCAAAAAGAGTAAAGGCATCCGATGTAGACGCCCTTTTTCCGTCTGAAAGGACAAGGAGAGCTACAATAGCAGCTATACTTGTTCCGACTGTAAAATGGGGTAAGCGAACGGTGATGTATCGAAATGAAACAAACAGTGACTTACCATTGACTAGAACGTAAAATAGATTCAATCGAGCAAGCACGCTGGTTGCTGAAGAACAAACTATTCCATGGGAGAACAAAATGGCTAATAAAATGCCGAATGTCGCGCCAGAAGATAGAATTATAGCGCCGTCGCTATTTACAGCGATCGCAGTCGTAATCATCTGGGCGCAAGTGAAGTCTATGCCACAGACTAGCGTCACTTGCCCAGTAACATTTGCCCACCCGGTTATCCAGCTTGCAAGAGGGGCATATTTTGGAGGTGCTAACTTCGCGGAGAAGTAATACAGTCCAGCGCTCGTTCTGGGCCACATTGGTCAACAATGGGTTTTTGTACTATTTAGCCCCAACTTACGGCATGGAAGAGGCTAATTCTGCCATGGAGAGCGCAACGAACATAACAAAGCAGGAAGGTATGAGCCACCCAAAAACCATGCCTACATGACCACCTGGAGAATTCACTCAGTCACCCTGATCTCCCTGAAATGCAGAGCATCAGATTCTTGAATGCTGCCACATACCATTAAAAATGCCAAAAGAAAGAGTCGAAGAGACGCTCGCAATCACTCCCATAATTGAGAAGGCAAAACATACTGTTTCCAGACGCTATAGAGCAAACCTCAGCCAAAGGGTTGCATCGATAACTTCGGTCAACTCACAGAGAATTCTCGACGAAACTCGCTCCTGTACCCCAATTCGGCAAGCTTCAGGTCATCGGCACGTATGATGGAGTTAGTGTCCGTATGATCAACTGTGAGCACTTGAGCGTCGCCTTTTTCAGACTTGATGTCCATGGTTCGAATGTCTGCCGTGAATGGCCAAGCGTCGTAGTACTTGTAAGTATAAAAGAAGCAACAATCAGCGTCTGCATGCTGGTACCGGCTGAGAATATATTTCCACACCGATATCACCTTGACATGTCAAGTTCCAGGCTTTCATCCTTGACATCTGTGCCCTATTGGAGTAGGAAATAGGATGCAGGGGTTCCGCGGGTCAGCAAGGCACTTCATTGGTTGATAGGGGTGGAAGAACATGCCTGAACCACAATTTTTGGCACAACAATTCCTCCACGTGATTAAATCGTGACTGAGGGTGGGAATgaattctatttttagaataGATGTGATTATTTTCCTCTTTCAATATCACCTCACCTTGTGGGTATGGGTGTCGATATACGTGATGTACGGCCTTTTTCTCTGGCAATACATACAGTTATACACTTTCCGCAGCTAATGAAGCTCCTAAATTAACATGTATTGATTTAAATTTTGATGCAATGCACTGCAGGGCAATGTACTACTACTATGTCTTCATCGTTCAACGGTATTCTAATTGTTTTAGTGCCTAATAATATCTGTCGATCCACAAAGATGGACTTCATTACAATTAAGACAGGGTGTAAGAGAGGAATAGACTACCAAATCAACCGACGCTCTGACATTCAACTTGGCTGAGTCTATTATACCGAACTTAACTTGGAGAACACGCAATGCCATCAAGAGATAAGGACTTGCCGTTCTTTAAAAAGTCTCAGCTCCAGCTTCAGTTGTAAATTGAAAAGGCCGGATGTTACCGAAAGGGCTTAGTCGTGCGTGTGAAACGAACGCCCTTCCCTTTGATTCTGTATCACCTTCAGCGCACTAGGGTATTCCCTGTCAGCTCAATCGACCTATCTCCACCCAGAGTGTTGAATTGAAGAAATGCCGGCTAAACGAGTGCTAATCGGGTTCGGTGTCGATGTTGACGCTGTCGCCGGATGGTATGATCCAAAATTAGCGAATTTAATGACGCCCAGAGCTCATTAAAACTCTTTCTCGACTACTCAGGCTTGGATCTTATGGAGGAGAGGATTCTCCACTCGATATCTCGAGAGTATGCACCTATAGATGTACACTTTAAAGTACACCACCAACCCCATGTATCTAGGGAATGTATGCAGGAGAGGTGGGAACTCCTCGTTTGCTCAAGTTGTTCAGCAAATATGGAATCAAGACGACCTGGTTCATCCCTGGTGAGTCAAAACCTCCCTTGAAAACTCGGCATATAAACTACTGAATAATAATCCTACCAGGCCACAGTCTTGAAACTTTCCCTGAGCAGATGAAAGCAGTGCGAGACGCGGGTCATGAACTGTAAGTACCTAATTGTCAAATCGCGCTCGAATCGTTAATTATAATACATCTGATAGGGGTCTCCACGGCTACTCGCATGAAGTCGGTCCAAAGTGCCATGGAAAAACTTATTTTTTGACAAATATTTGCTTAAGAACCCAGTCGCTATGACTCTCCAGCAACAAAAAGACATCTTGGACCATACCTACAATTTGCTGACGGAATTCAACAACGGCATTCCACCCAAGGTACGCTAACGGATTTGTTAATTAAACATTCACATTGGTAATGACCTGTATAAAAGGGAAGTGTTGCACCCTGGTGGGAAACAAGTAAGGAGGGTACCGATATTCTTCTTGACAAGGGAATAGAATATGGTGCGGTTCTTCAATTGTATCGATGGATATAATACTTCACATTCATTTCACAAACAGATCACTCGAGTATGGCTCACGAGTGCGCTTACCACTACCGTGCTTGTTTTGCAAATATcgattcaattttttttagCTCACAGGCCTACTACATGAGGGACGCAGATTCCTGGACCAAGATAGATTATACCGCAAATGCCGCGACATGGATGCAGCCGCTTAAAAAAGGCAATGAAACGGGACTTGTCTGCATTCCAGCCAACTGGTGTGGATTTTTAGTACTTTCATTTGGATAAAATGATTCAGTTATTAACGATTATAGGTATCTCGACGATTTACCTCCCATGATGTTGGTTATCCAGCATTTATATTTAATTGAT from Psilocybe cubensis strain MGC-MH-2018 chromosome 7, whole genome shotgun sequence encodes:
- a CDS encoding putative amino-acid permease C15C4.04c, translated to MDIKSEKGDAQVLTVDHTDTNSIIRADDLKLAELGYRSEFRREFSRLETVCFAFSIMGVIASVSSTLSFGIFNGGHVGMVFGWLIPSCFVMFVALSMAELASSMPTSAGLYYFSAKLAPPKYAPLASWITGWANVTGQVTLVCGIDFTCAQMITTAIAVNSDGAIILSSGATFGILLAILFSHGIVCSSATSVLARLNLFYVLVNVGTSIAAIVALLVLSDGKRASTSDAFTLFENNSGWNNGWAFMLAFTAPMWTLTGYDSAAHISEETANAAKAAPLAIIVSVIGTASLGWLLLIATSFAVPSVSDILTTDLPLPMGQVFLNVLGKRGMLTIWSLIIVVQYVTGAAQAVDASRVVFAFARDNALPGSRLWKRMNKYTQTPVNAVWFVIGVAALCGVLGFSETALTSLAGSSVIGLYTSYAAPIFLRITSGRNKLIPGPFSLGKWATPIGAVAVSWVTFVVLMLFFPPHQVTSAQDMNYSVVIIMGVFIFASLSWVISARKWFTGPVRNIDESPTMSIKQS
- a CDS encoding Peptidoglycan deacetylase, which gives rise to MPAKRVLIGFGVDVDAVAGWLGSYGGEDSPLDISRGMYAGEVGTPRLLKLFSKYGIKTTWFIPGHSLETFPEQMKAVRDAGHELGLHGYSHENPVAMTLQQQKDILDHTYNLLTEFNNGIPPKGSVAPWWETSKEGTDILLDKGIEYDHSSMAHDSQAYYMRDADSWTKIDYTANAATWMQPLKKGNETGLVCIPANWYLDDLPPMMLVIQHLYLIDTAAFKANDITSVGSLNQARTPMDGSIPGTLNSYGKTRSLIAIANDQCISQERFIEWVNTHENVHWVPMIEMARDFRKKNSPAPNAKMPVGLKQEI